The Biomphalaria glabrata chromosome 6, xgBioGlab47.1, whole genome shotgun sequence genomic interval CGATATTACTGCTAAATAACTGTATTTGTAAAGTAGAGTATTTGTAAAGTTGAAGGTGTTGGGTTGCTCAAGTAATCAGAACAAGCTAGATTTAATAAAACTTTTGGCTTTAGTTTGTGTATTGCAGTTGTCAGTAGGTCTGCTAGTTTTATGATGGTTGAATTCTGTCGTGagctaaaaataacttttttttttcaatagctaTCTTTATGCTAGGGGAGAGCACTTCGAAAAACTTGACTGATAGCAGAAAGTCTGAAATCGATTCGATTTCTACAGTGATTAGTTCCAGGCGATCAATAAAAGTCAGTATCCGGTCTATTGAGCTTTGTCCGATTTGCACAAATGATTTTTATCTATGGCTTTTGTTAGCATAGTGATTTGTTTCGGACGTATTGATCCCACTTATACCGGTGTGTGACCGCAAAAGTTTATTGTCCCTAaagtcgctttttttttttctctattaaagCTGCGTTACGCTCTCTTTCGATTTGGTGGGCGCCACAGTGGCGTTGTAGTCTCGCTCCCCAAGCGTAATGATAGCCTCTGTGCCCGGGGCCTGGCCGCGCTTGCAGCATTTCCAGCAGATAGCGCACAGGGACGAGTGGACGTATGACCGAAACTTGTTGTCTAGGATATAAAAGACCAGTGGGTTGACCGCTGAGTTGGAGAAGGAGAGACAGAACGCAACTATCTGGAAGATGTGCCAGAAACTGTTGTAAGATCCGTTGGGGTGAAGGAAGTACCAGAGGAAGTATGCGTGCCTTGGGGTCCAGCAAAGAGCGAACGCCAGAATGAGCATGAGAACTGTCAGGGCCAGTCGGCGTCGTTTGTTGACCATTGACTGCGGACGACCGGGCTGGGCGAACTTGGTCCCCACTAGCCTCACCTCTGTCGTCAGAGGGGTCGTCTCTTTCGATAGCTTGGGAGAGGCCGTCGGGGACAGTGTGTTATTTGTATCTTCAGGTTTTCCCGTCGTGTCGCTTGCGATCGTTTTACGCTGGTACGGTACATCCATTGTGGGAATAGGTCCTGTGTAGACGAAGCTGTTGGGGCACACTTGAGTGGACTGGCTGATTTCCGATGACGGTTTACGATCGATAGTACTCTTTTCCGTGCTTGTGTGGTTTCGAGTTCCAACCTTGCTTTTGGGATCAATAAGACATTCTTTGGACTTTGCGGTGTTGTCTTCTATACCGTTTCCAGTGGTAATGTCCTCCTCTGGCTTATGATTCACCTCTTGTTGCTTTTTGGGGCTATTCGGGTCTTGCCCTTTTAGTTCAGACTTAATGGAGTTTTGGTATTTGGAGTTTTGATTACCCGCCAGGCGCCTTCTGTCTGATAACGGAAACGCTCTGAGAAGCAGGTGTACTGCTATAACTGAGTAGGCCACGGCGATGACCAGCAAAGGGAGACAAAACAAGATGACGAATCGAAGTCCGACGTGGATTTTCACGTAGAGCATCCCCCACTTGGTGTCGTAGATGCTGCACACCTGCTTGACGTAC includes:
- the LOC106056580 gene encoding neuropeptide CCHamide-1 receptor-like → MEVTEEQASQDRFWDCNTSTPMHNCTERLLEYPTPEAIAVPCVFAVILVVGLIGNLLLILSFAQHKSLTTTHNMLVVNLASGDFIFLIVSLPFNSIWYTLSYWPFGLVLCKLSFFAESLATTVVVATLSVLSVERCLIVMGKKLWRHQRREPILLTLGIWALAIAVSMPTLLSATISSTTSSEKYVKQVCSIYDTKWGMLYVKIHVGLRFVILFCLPLLVIAVAYSVIAVHLLLRAFPLSDRRRLAGNQNSKYQNSIKSELKGQDPNSPKKQQEVNHKPEEDITTGNGIEDNTAKSKECLIDPKSKVGTRNHTSTEKSTIDRKPSSEISQSTQVCPNSFVYTGPIPTMDVPYQRKTIASDTTGKPEDTNNTLSPTASPKLSKETTPLTTEVRLVGTKFAQPGRPQSMVNKRRRLALTVLMLILAFALCWTPRHAYFLWYFLHPNGSYNSFWHIFQIVAFCLSFSNSAVNPLVFYILDNKFRSYVHSSLCAICWKCCKRGQAPGTEAIITLGERDYNATVAPTKSKESVTQL